In Choloepus didactylus isolate mChoDid1 chromosome 6, mChoDid1.pri, whole genome shotgun sequence, one DNA window encodes the following:
- the LOC119537670 gene encoding olfactory receptor 143-like: protein MAVENVSSVTEFILVGLTGQPELQLPLFFLFLVNYVVTVVGNLSLIILICFYSHLHTPMYFFLFNLSFIDLCYSSVVTPKMLMSFNSERNLISFAGCMAQLFFFCFFIISECYVLTAMAYDRYVAICKPLLYTITMTPQVCSLLMAASYVMGFAGAMAHTGCMIRLTFCDSNTINHYICEIFPLLQLSCSSTYANELVISIIESTVVIVSSAIIFISYALILFNILHMPSAKGWTKALNTCSSHVITLGLFYGFGLLTHVKSSSAGSLGQGKHFSVFYTNVVPMLNPLIYSLRNKDVKLALRKILKRVTN, encoded by the coding sequence ATGGCCGTGGAAAATGTCTCTTCAGTGACTGAATTTATCCTTGTGGGACTAACAGGTCAACCTGAGCTCCAGCTGCCCCTGTTTTTTCTGTTCTTGGTGAACTATGTGGTCACTGTGGTGGGAAATTTGAGCTTAATTATTCTTATTTGCTTCTATTCCcaccttcacacccccatgtactttttcctcttcaATCTCTCCTTCATTGACCTCTGCTATTCATCTGTCGTTACTCCCAAAATGCTGATGAGCTTTAATTCAGAGAGGAATCTCATCTCCTTTGCAGGATGCATGGCTCAgctatttttcttctgcttctttatcATCTCTGAGTGCTATGTGCTGACAGCCATGGCCTAtgatcgctatgtggccatctgtaagccCCTGCTGTACACCATCACCATGACCCCTCAGGTGTGTTCTCTGCTGATGGCTGCTTCATACGTGATGGGGTTTGCTGGTGCGATGGCTCACACAGGGTGCATGATCAGGCTGACATTTTGTGATTCCAACACCATCAACCACTACATATGTGAAATCTTCCCCCTACTCCAGCTCTCTTGTAGCAGCACCTATGCCAATGAGCTTGTGATTTCTATTATTGAGAGCACAGTGGTCATAGTATCTAGTGCCATTATCTTTATCTCTTATGCTCTGATTCTTTTCAATATCCTTCACATGCCATCCGCTAAGGGCTGGACCAAAGCCTTGAATACCTGTAGCTCCCACGTAATAACTCTTGGCCTTTTCTATGGATTTGGGCTGCTCACTCACGTCAAGTCATCCTCTGCTGGGTCTTTAGGTCAGGGGAAACATTTCTCAGTTTTTTATACCAATGTGGTACCTATGCTGAACCCCCTTATCTATAGCCTCAGAAACAAAGATGTCAAACTTGCTCTgaggaaaatcctgaaaagagTAACAAACTGA